The Microbacterium sulfonylureivorans region GGCGTGGAAGCCGAGCGCCTCCATCGGGTCGCCGATCTCGTCCATGCGGTCGAGCACCTCGTCGAACAGCAGATGCCGCAGGCCGGGATCGTCGAGCTCGTCCCACGTGCGCGGCGCGGCGACGGTGGGATGCGCACGGCCGCGCAGCGAGTAGGGGGCGATCGTCGTCTTGGCGCCGTTGTTCTGGCTCCAGTCGATCAGCACCTTGCCGTGCCGCTCCGTCTTCTTCATCGAGCTCACGACCAGGTCGGGGTGGTCGGCCTCGATGGAGCGTGCCAGCTCCTTCGCGATCATCGACGCCTGCTCGGTGGACTGACCTGGCGGGAGCGCCGTGTACAGGTGGATGCCCTTGCTGCCGCTGGTCACCGGGTAGGGCTCCAGACCCATGTCCGACAGGATGCCTCGTGCCCAGCCGGCGACGAGCGCACATTCCGGCAGCCCGGCGCCGGGGCCGGGATCGAGGTCGAGCACGAGCCGGTCGGCGAAGCCGCGCTCGCCCTCGGGTGTGAACCGCCATTGCGGCACATGCAGCTCCAGGCTCGCGACCTGGGCGAGGTAGACGAGCGTCGGGATGTCGCCGATCAGCGGATAGTGCTTGGTCCCTGTCGAGTGGGGGATCGGCATCCGCTTCACCCATGACGGGGCGCCGCGCTCGAGGTCCTTCGCGAAGAACACCATGCCGGGTTCGTCATCGGTGCCGACGCCTTCGGGCCAGCGCTTGCGGGTGACGGGCCGGCCGATCACGTGGGGGATCAGCAGCGGGGCTATGCGCGTGTAGTAGTCGATCACCTCCCCCTTGGTCGTGCCGGTCTCGGGGTAGAGGACCTTGGCGAGGTTGGTGACGCGCAGGCGCCGCCCGCCGATGCTCACGAGCTGCTCGGCCGACCCCTTCGCCCACGCCTGCGCCATGGGCCCATCCTGCCGTGTCGGGCGAGGGGAAGCAGCCCGGACTAGCCGTGACGGGTGTGACCGGTGTTCACTGGTGTGATGAGGGCGATCTGGAAGGGCGCGCTGACCTTCGGTCTGGTCAACGTGCCGGTCAAGGTGTATTCGGCGACCGAGGACCACGACGTGTCGCTGCACCAGGTGCACAACAAGGACGGCGGGCGCATCCGCTACCAGCGCGTCTGCGAGATCGACGGCGAGGTCGTGCCGTACCAGGACATCGACAAGGCGTACGACGACGGCGAGAAGACCGTCGTGCTCACGAAGGACGACTTGGCGTCGCTGCCGGCGGAGAAGAGCCGCGAGATCGACGTCGTCGAGTTCGTTCCGAGCGACCAGGTCGACCTGCTCACCCTCGACAAGGCGTACTACCTCGAGCCCGACAGTGCGTCGCCCAAGGCGTACGTGCTGCTGCGCCGGACGCTCGAGCAGACCGACCGCACGGCGATCGTCCGGTTCTCGCTGCGTCAGAAGACGCGCCTCGCCGCTCTGCGCGTGCGCGGCGACGTGCTGGTGCTGCAGACGCTCCTGTGGGCCGACGAGGTGCGTGAGGCGGCGTTCCCGGCATTGGACGAGACCGTGCGCATCTCGGCGAAGGAGCTCGAGCTCTCGGCATCCCTCGTCGAGAGCTTCGCGAGCGACTTCGATCCGTCGGAGTTCGCCGACGAGTACCAGGACGAGCTGCGCACCCTCATCGACGCGAAGCTCGAGCAGGGCGACGCGCTGGACACGTCCGAGACGTTCGGCGACCACGAGGAGGAGGACACCGGGGGAGAGGTCATCGACCTCATGGAAGCCCTGCGCGCGAGCGTCGAGAAGTCCCGCGCCGCCCGCGAGGGCGGTGCGTCGAAGGCTGCGCCGAAGAAGGATGCCGCGGCCAAGCCCGCCGGCAAGACCACGGCCGCGAAGTCCGCCGCAGCGAAGAAGCCCGCGACGAAGAAGAAGACCGCGAAGGCGTCGTAGCGCCGGGCGCCGCCGCCGCTACGACTTGGGGGCGTCGCCTTCGGCCTGGTCGTGGTGCTCGGGGCCGCGATCGAAGACCTCGGGGTCGAGCACGAGCGCCTCGGCCTCCTCGTGGTCGGTAACGATGTCCTCGCCCGCGGCCGCTGCCTTCTTGGCCTTGCTGCGCTCGCGGAAGTAGTGCCACAGCGTGATGAGGGCGGTGCCGCCGACGGCGACCAGCAGGATGACGTCGATGTACTCTTCGACGAAGTGCGCGACCCACGGGATGAACCCGATCGCATATCCGAACATCGTCAGGCCGAAGCCCCAGAGGACCGCGCCGATGAAGTTGTAGAGCGTGTACTTGCCCTTGTGCATGTGCCCCACGCCCGCAGCGACGGGCGCGAACGTGCGCACGATCGGCACGAAGCGGGCGAGGATGATCGTGAGGCCGCCGAAGCGCTCGAAGAAGGCATTCGTGCGTTCGACGTTCTTGACGCTGAACAGGCCCGACTCCTTCTTCTCGAAGACCGCCGGTCCGCCCTTGTGGCCGATGAGGTAGCCGACCTCACCGCCGATGAACGCGGAGAGCCCGATCAGCAGCGCCACCCACCACACGCTGATGCCGAAGATGCCGTT contains the following coding sequences:
- a CDS encoding Ku protein; its protein translation is MRAIWKGALTFGLVNVPVKVYSATEDHDVSLHQVHNKDGGRIRYQRVCEIDGEVVPYQDIDKAYDDGEKTVVLTKDDLASLPAEKSREIDVVEFVPSDQVDLLTLDKAYYLEPDSASPKAYVLLRRTLEQTDRTAIVRFSLRQKTRLAALRVRGDVLVLQTLLWADEVREAAFPALDETVRISAKELELSASLVESFASDFDPSEFADEYQDELRTLIDAKLEQGDALDTSETFGDHEEEDTGGEVIDLMEALRASVEKSRAAREGGASKAAPKKDAAAKPAGKTTAAKSAAAKKPATKKKTAKAS
- a CDS encoding DedA family protein; its protein translation is MHDIALIPWLDPAAIIAWAGPWALLVVCFIVFAETGLLVGFLLPGDTLLVISGLLSHPQTGAPNGIFGISVWWVALLIGLSAFIGGEVGYLIGHKGGPAVFEKKESGLFSVKNVERTNAFFERFGGLTIILARFVPIVRTFAPVAAGVGHMHKGKYTLYNFIGAVLWGFGLTMFGYAIGFIPWVAHFVEEYIDVILLVAVGGTALITLWHYFRERSKAKKAAAAGEDIVTDHEEAEALVLDPEVFDRGPEHHDQAEGDAPKS